The Streptomyces hundungensis genome contains the following window.
TCTGGTTCGTCGGGGACCGGGAACGAGACATATGCGCCCCGACCACCGCCGACTGGTCGGCCATAGGCTTTCGCGGCGAGACGACGGTCCGGGAGTAGCCGGATGTTGAGTGTGGTCAGTTGGAACTCTTCACCACGTCGAGTGTCTGTCCAGCGGAGCGCCGGCGGGATCGTGACGTTGATTGCCAGAGCACTCACTTCCAGGTCGCTGCCCATAGGCGGATGCTCTCACGTGAGTCGCACAGGCGGCGGGTTAAGTAGGCGGTTTGATCAGGACTCGATACACGCCCTGGTTTGAAATGGGGTGTCCCGCTCGGTCTCGACCAGGTTTGTCGACTCCGCCACGAGTTGGTCGTAGCGCTCCTGGGTCACCTTGCCGACCATCGTGGGCATCGCCCTCACCACCTGCCACGAACCCGGGGCGGCACAGCGCCGGCGTCAAGGCCGGGCCCGCGATACGACGGGCTGGACCGTTTCGGCCGCCCTTGTCCCTGTCGTTGACGGGGTGGGGCGAAGGCCATTGGTGTGGTTACGGGGCCGGGGGGTAGCTCGCATCGACGTGCCACTGAGGGCGGCGTAGAGGTACTCGGCTCGTCCGGCGGAGTGCCGGCCTCGGCCTGGCAGCGCTGTCGCTGAACGGGTCGGCTTCGCCGTTCAGGGCTGCCGTGCAGAACGACCCCATACCGCCGGTCGCCGGATCCGCAGCCGCCTCCCGCGCGGTCGGTCACGCACGGCAGCAGCGTCCAGGAAGGCGCGGAGACGGTCCGGGCGATCTCTCGTAGCAGGCCGGCCCGGATCCGGATGGCTCAGGTCCGCCCGGGACAGGCAGGGGCGTCTCTCGCTGCCACCGCCGGTACTTGCGGCGATGCTGCCGCTGCTCCTGGTGCCGGATGAGCCCATTGCGTTCCAGAACACGATGCACTTTTGCCCGTGACGGAGCTGCGGCGGGGCTGGTCCGTGCGCGATCTCGAAGGCGATCCGCCGGGCACCCCATCGGGTCCAAACCGGGGGCACTTCGTCGAACACCTTCCTGTCGACCGGCGGCCCGATGATCGGCGTCCGGTCGGCGGGCTGGTGGGTTGCGCCGACCGCTCCTGAGGGGGACTCGTGTTGACGGCGGGACGGTGTCGAATCCATGTGAGGGAGCGTCAGAAGCCTTGCGGCATTTGGGGAGTGGGTACGGCTCCGACCGTAAGCGCGCCCCGGCGCACAACGTCCACCGGGGCTCGCGCGCTCGCTCGAAGGGGCGGGGGAGGGCGGCGAAAACACCGATGGGAGCGCAATCGCTCGATCGGTGTCTCTTCTCCTCCGCACGGAGTAGAAGGCCTTGTCGCGTGGTGTGCTGACGTGGGTCCATATGTCCTGCCGCACGCCGGAGCAGCGCTTTCGCTTCACGGTCCGCCGCGGCGCGAAAGGACGCGTGCATGGGTGTCACCCAGGACCGGGCCATGGCTCGGCTTGCCGACCCGGTCTTACTCGGCGCGCTGCTCCAGCCCCGGGCCCGGTTCCTCGTCGAGCGCACCCATGAGCTGGAGTACGAGCGGATCGACTCGGTGACGGCGCTGCGGACGTGGTCCGCTTCCTGCTCTCGGAGCACCACGTCGGGGTCACCGACACCGGGATCTCCATGATCATCAGCGGTGACGACATCCTCGTCTCGGGCCCGAAGGTGAAAGGCACCGCGGCGATCTCGCACGGCGAGGTCCTCCAGGCGATCAAGGACATCAAGGACCCCGCCCCCCACGTCTTCTCCGACGCCGAGGTCGACGCCTGGCTGAAGCAGGCCGAAAGACTCCTGAAGGAGCCGTCGGTGAAGCCCGGTGCCGCCACCGGGGCGACCGCGGCCGGCGAGGCCGTGCTGACCGTGGAAGCGCTCGAGGACCTCGTCGGTGCGACCATCGCCGAGCTCGCCGAGGTTCCCGGCAGCGCCACCCTGGAGAACAGCGCGCGCGGCAGCAAGTTGCACACCATCTTCAGCCGCCTGGTCCAGGAGCAGTTCCCGCACAGCGGTCTGCAACTCATCAGCGAAACCAGTCTCCGCGCCTTCGCCAGGCTGCCCGCCAAGGTCCTCGACCTGCCGATCGAGGAGTACGTCCGGCAGACCCCGGGCCTGATGGCCTACGAACGCGAACTCCGCCCGCTGTTCAAGAACCCCAAGACCGGCGAGGTCCGGCTGATCGGCGGCCTCAAGCCCGACCTCGTGGTCCGCGCCCCGGGCCAGTTGGTGGTGTTCGACCTGACCAGCATCGAGGTGGGCAAGCACATGGCCAAGGACATCCTCTACACCCACCTGCTGCGCGAGTCCGGAGAGATCGCCCGGGTCGGCGAAACGTACTGGCGCCACATGGGCAGGACCACGGCCGAGATCGGGGAGCTCTACCCGAAGGAGGTACGGGCCGCCCGCAAGCGGGCCCTACTCGTGCAGGAACTCAAGGCCCTGCACGACGCCAAGAAGGGCACCCAGCGGTCTTTCGCGACGACTGCCGTGGCCACACCCGGTCGGCCTTCGCCTGCACGAGCAGCGGATCGCCCACCACCTGCCACAGCGGAACGGCATGTGTGAGGTGCCTGCTGCGGGTCGAGAACGCGTACGCAGGGCAACACCGTCCGCGCACCGCTGTATGGACTCGATGTCCACTTCCGGCAGATGTGGCAAGAGCAGGCGGGCGCAAGCCACCTGAGCCCGCTTCTGATCCTGGTGGGCCATGCTGATCCCATGACCAGGATATGGGCCCATGGCACCCGGGGGAGAGGCGTCAGGGCCGGAACACGTGTCGTCCTGCCAACCTCGCGGCCCCCTCGAAGGTCATGCATGCCGTCACGGACAGGGTCCTGGAAAGGGTCAGTGGTCGAGCTGTTGCCGGCAGGCGCGTACGACGGATGGGTCGAGGCCGGTGTTCTGTGCCCAGGAGCACACGATCCTGGCGTCATAACTGGGCTGGGCACGGGGACGCGGTCGGGGTGCGGGGGAGGGGCGTCGGGTGAGACGCGGCGTGCGTCCGCGATGCCCGGACGTGTCCGTGCGCTGTGACGGTTCCCGTCCCGGGCCGAGCAGGGGGCGCGGCGGCCTCGCCGCCGTGGTGTCGGCGGGCGTGGTCGGTGACGCCGGACCGAAGGCGGGCGCGAGGGTTTCACGGGCGGGCGCCTGGACGGGCTCGGGCCAGAACGGGCTGGGCGCCGCGGGGGCCATGCGGCCCCCGTGGGGGGCCAACTCCCGCGCGGGTGCCTGGGATTCCGGAGTGATGTAGGCGCAGCCGGTGCCGGCCAGCAGGGCCAGCACCACGAGCGGCAGGCGGGGGATGCGCATCAGGGACTACTGGGGGCGAGGTCTTCCTTGGCTGTGGAGAGCAAGTGGTGGTCCACCCAGCCGTCCACGCCCGATTCCTTCATCGTGATGTGCGCCCAGACCACATCACGGGAGTAGCCGTGAAAGCGGCACTTCTGATCGCGGTAGCCGATCCCCGCCTTCGCCGCTGTCTTCGACGGGGCCTGGCGAATCACCGCCGCGTCCGTGTCGATCCGGCACGGCTCCTCGCCCGAGGCCACCGCCGGCGGTGCCATCGGTCGTGCCCCGAGAACACCCAGCACAGCAGCAGTCCCCACGGCCAGTCTGGCAGCTGAGCGCACCCGCACCCCTCCAAAGATCACGAAATCGGAGAGACCTTCGTAGCGAGCGCGCGGGGACGAAGTCGAGCCGGGGGAGGGGCCGTTCATCCCTGGGCGTGAAAACTGTCATCATCACACCGGGCCGCAACGTGATACGTCCCGAACCGTAGTAGACACGGCCGGGGCCCGCCTGTCGCAGACGATCTCAGCTGGAGTGCGCGGCCTTGGTGACGGCGTCGTTGAACTCGAAGCGGTGGACGCGCAACATGCGGGCGTCTTCGGCCGCAGCAGGCTTGTACAGCAGTGGCATTGTCGAACGTGGCGGAGCGAGGAATGCCTGACGGAGCTCCACCAGACGGACGAACGACGCCTGCCGTTCGGCCTCGTCAGTCTGCTCAAGTGTCTTCGCCATTTCAGCCCCACGTCACCTTCAGCCACGGCTGAAAGTCGGTGCGACCGCAGAGCTCCCCCCGCGGACACGTGGCCCAGGAGTGCCGGTTGCCGTGGTGACTAGAGTGGATCTCTTCGGGTGGCGAGGGCTCCCGGAGTCCCCAAGGCGGATGCCTCTGATGTCCTTGCAACCAGTACCGCCCTCTCCGGGCCGCGTCCCTACGCACGGTGTGGGAAGTACCCCCCGCCGATGCCGTTCGAAGCCTGCGTGCTCTGTGGGTGGAGCGCCCGCCCCGACTCCGAGCTCGCCGTCCTCCTAGTACTGCAATCACACTTGTGTGTGGTTGAGTTGGTGTATGGCTGAGCTCGGGGTGGGGTTGGTTGGGCAGTGGGACGGGGTGCTGGCGGGTTTACATGCCAGGTTCGCGTCGCGTTTCGTGAGGTCGGAGCCTCGTGCGCGGGCGCTTGCGTATATGCGAGGCCTGATCGCTCCATTGGAGCGGAAGAACGGCTGGACTCTGGCGGAACGGGCTGGTGACCGGCTGCCGATCGGGATGCAGCGGCTGTTGGGCGAGGCGGACTGGGACGCGGACGCAGTCCGTGACGATGTGCGGGACTACGTTGTGGAGACGATCGGTGACAAGGACGGCGTCCTGATCGGGGACGACACTGGCTTCCTGAAGAAGGGTGTGCGCTCGGCCGGCGTCCAGCGGCAGTATTCCGGAACGGCTGGACGTACGGAAAATTGCCAGGTCGGCACCTTTCTGGCCTACGCCTCGCCGAAAGGCCGGGCTCTGATCGACCGGGAGCTGTATGTGCCCGCCTCGTGGACGGACGACCGTGAGCGGTGCCGGGACGCGGGGATTCCGGACGAGGTGTTGTTCGCGACGAAGACGGAGCACTTCAAGGCCATGCTCCTTCGTGCGGTGGAGGCCGGCGTCCCGTTCGCGTGGGTCACCGCGGACGAGGCCTACGGACAGTCGAAATCCCTCAGGTGCTGGATGGAACAGCGGGCCATCAGCCATGTGATGTGCGTGAAGACCAGCGACACCGTCATCACCCGCGGCATGGGTGAACGCCGTGTCGACGACCTCGTCACCGGTCTCGCGCCGCAGGCGTGGAAGCGCCTGTCCGCCGGGAAGGGATCCCATGGCGAGCGCATGTACCAGTGGGCGCGGATCCCGATCCGGATCTGGTGGGAGAACGGCCACGGCCACTGGGTCCTGGCCCGCCGGAGCCTCAAAGACCCCACGGACCTCGCCTACTACGTCTGCTACGGCCCCGTCGCTACCCGGCTGAAAGACCTGGTCAGGGTGGCCGGCGCCCGCTGGGCAGTCGAAGAATGCTTCCAGACCGCGAAGGGCGAGTGCGGCCTGGACCACTACCAAGTCCGTCTCTACCACGCCTGGTACCGGCACATCACCCTGGCCATGGCCGCCCTCGCGGCCCTCACCGCCGTCCGCGCCTGCGAACTCTCAAAAGGGGAAACAGCGGTGGCCTGATACCGCTGTCCGTAGCGGAGATACGCCGCCTCATCGGCCACCTTCTCCACCCCGCCCACCTCACCATCCACCACCATCTGCACTGGTCACACTGGCGAAGACTCAGCCAGACACGTGCCCGCGACAGCCACTACAAACAACGCGGACACACCCCATAACTGTGATTGCGGTACTAGGGCGTGTGTGATGTCGTGATCAGTCGGCGGTTTTCACGAGGTCGTCGATCCAGATCATGGCGGCGCGGAGGTGGAGGCCGGCGAGGTAGCTGTCCGGGGTTTTGTCGTAGCGGGTGGCGATGCCTCGCCAGGCTTTCAGCTTGTTGATCAGACGCTCAACGGTGTTCCGTTCCTTGTAGAGGCCGGGGTCGTGGCTGATGGGCCGACCGCCTCGTGCGCCCTTCTTCCTGCGGTTGGCGGCCTGGTCCCTCTTCTCTGGGATGACGGCCTTGATTCCGCGTTTGCGCAGGTAGGCGCGGTTGCCGCGGGACGAGTAGGCCTTGTCCCCGGCGACCGCGCCGGGCGTTGTGCGAGGGCGGCCGACGGGCAGGCGAACTCGAACCTTCTTGAGCACGGGGAT
Protein-coding sequences here:
- a CDS encoding IS701 family transposase, coding for MAELGVGLVGQWDGVLAGLHARFASRFVRSEPRARALAYMRGLIAPLERKNGWTLAERAGDRLPIGMQRLLGEADWDADAVRDDVRDYVVETIGDKDGVLIGDDTGFLKKGVRSAGVQRQYSGTAGRTENCQVGTFLAYASPKGRALIDRELYVPASWTDDRERCRDAGIPDEVLFATKTEHFKAMLLRAVEAGVPFAWVTADEAYGQSKSLRCWMEQRAISHVMCVKTSDTVITRGMGERRVDDLVTGLAPQAWKRLSAGKGSHGERMYQWARIPIRIWWENGHGHWVLARRSLKDPTDLAYYVCYGPVATRLKDLVRVAGARWAVEECFQTAKGECGLDHYQVRLYHAWYRHITLAMAALAALTAVRACELSKGETAVA